From the Polaribacter tangerinus genome, the window AAATGATGTAGAAGCATCAATTTTAAGATTACCAGGACAGTTATATCAACACAAAGAGAATAATATTATAAGCAACGTATACACTTACAAAGTAATTAATAAAACAACAGAAAAAATTACCGATGTTAGTTATAAAATTTTATCGCATAAAGGAGAAATAAAGATAGTTGCTAATGAAAAATTTACTATTCCAAAGCAAGGTTTAGCAGAGGGAACATTGTTTATAGAGCTAAATGCTGCTTCACTAAAAAGTGATAAAGAGAAACTAGAAATAGGAGTTTTTAGTGGAGATAAATTAATAGAAACAACCATTACCAATTTCTTGGGGCCAAGAAGTTATAAATAAAAGAAAAACATGAAATTTAATTGGGGAACAGGAATTGTGGTAGCTATTATCGCTTTTATGAGTTTTATACTTTATTTGGTTATAACCATGAGCACAGGTGCTGCTTACAAACACGATTTGGTTACAGAAAAGTATTATCAGAAAGAAATTGGTTTTCAGAACGAAATTACTGCTCAGGAAAATGCCTTTGCGTTAGAAGAAAAAATAATTATTGGAAGAGAAAATGATGGAATACGAATTACATTTCCGTCATTTTTTAATCCAAATGAAATTAAAGGAAAAG encodes:
- a CDS encoding FixH family protein, coding for MKFNWGTGIVVAIIAFMSFILYLVITMSTGAAYKHDLVTEKYYQKEIGFQNEITAQENAFALEEKIIIGRENDGIRITFPSFFNPNEIKGKVFLYRPSNKQLDFEIPISISKTYLLVPDNSLLDGRWNMNIAFTYKEKEYLVKKEIDY